The following proteins are co-located in the Silene latifolia isolate original U9 population chromosome 1, ASM4854445v1, whole genome shotgun sequence genome:
- the LOC141592356 gene encoding E3 ubiquitin-protein ligase PUB23 translates to MDHQEIDVPSFFLCPISLQTMRDPVTVSTGITYDRESIEKWVFSNNNDTCPVTKQPLNVTNDNFLTPNHTLRRLIQSWCTINAPYGVERFPTPKPPVSKCQILKLVQDASASNSPQRLIRSIEKLKSIANESSANKRCLETTSQAIEFLARVIIQDNNNGTQALSILALLQITDERVLKTILAEKDGAIFESLIKIMQKSNYDSRAYAMGFMKVLVQAAEPTQVVALRVDHFIEVVQLLKDEVSPKATKNGLKFLALACPWGRNRVRAVEAGAVHVLVDLMLESKEKRTMEMAFAVLDQLCGCAEGRAELLSHGAGLAVVSKKILRVSHFASEKGVRILYSIARFSGSSSVVQQMLELGVVVKLCLVLQVDCDVKTKEKARDILKLHGKAWKNSPCAPNHILGSLPC, encoded by the coding sequence ATGGATCACCAAGAAATTGATGTGCCATCATTTTTCCTATGCCCAATCTCCTTACAAACCATGAGAGATCCGGTTACAGTTTCAACGGGTATAACCTATGACCGGGAAAGCATCGAGAAATGGGTGTTTTCGAACAATAACGATACATGTCCGGTAACCAAACAACCACTTAATGTAACTAATGATAATTTCCTTACACCAAACCACACCCTAAGGCGCCTCATTCAATCATGGTGCACTATCAATGCACCCTATGGCGTTGAACGCTTTCCTACACCGAAACCACCCGTCTCAAAATGCCAAATTCTTAAACTCGTTCAAGACGCCTCGGCCTCAAACTCGCCTCAACGACTTATAAGGTCCATTGAGAAATTGAAGTCCATTGCTAATGAAAGTAGTGCAAACAAACGTTGCTTAGAGACTACTTCACAAGCTATCGAGTTTTTAGCCCGTGTAATCATCCAAGACAACAACAATGGAACTCAAGCATTAAGTATCTTAGCTCTATTGCAAATAACAGATGAAAGAGTACTAAAAACTATCCTAGCTGAAAAGGATGGAGCGATTTTCGAGTCATTAATAAAGATAATGCAAAAGAGTAATTACGACTCTAGGGCATACGCAATGGGGTTCATGAAGGTTCTTGTACAAGCAGCCGAACCAACCCAAGTGGTTGCTCTTAGGGTTGACCATTTTATTGAAGTAGTCCAATTGTTAAAGGATGAGGTATCCCCTAAGGCAACTAAAAACGGTTTAAAGTTTCTAGCCCTAGCTTGTCCATGGGGAAGGAACCGTGTTAGGGCAGTCGAAGCTGGTGCGGTCCACGTACTTGTAGACCTAATGCTTGAGTCCAAGGAAAAGCGGACAATGGAAATGGCATTCGCGGTATTGGACCAACTATGTGGGTGCGCAGAGGGGAGAGCTGAGCTGCTTAGCCATGGCGCGGGCTTAGCAGTGGTGTCTAAGAAAATTCTTAGGGTTTCACACTTTGCAAGTGAAAAGGGTGTAAGGATTTTATACTCGATTGCTAGGTTTTCGGGGAGTTCGAGTGTGGTGCAACAAATGTTGGAGCTAGGTGTGGTGGTGAAATTGTGCTTGGTTTTGCAAGTTGATTGTGATGTTAAGACTAAGGAGAAGGCAAGGGATATCTTGAAGTTGCATGGCAAGGCTTGGAAGAACTCTCCTTGTGCTCCTAATCATATTCTTGGATCTTTGCCTTGTTAA